AAATACAGCAGCACAAGTAAAAAGAACCGGCTATTTTGGTGATTACGGCGGACAATATGTCCCTGAAGCCGTCAAAACAGCTTTGAATAAATTGGAAAAGGTTTATCTGCAATATAAAGATGATTCAGAATTCCGCACAGAGTTGGCTGGATATTTAAAGGACTATTCCGGCAGGGAAACGTCGCTCTATTACGCCGAATCACTGACCAAATATTTGGGCGGCGCAAAAGTCTACTTAAAACGCGAGGATTTAAACCATTTGGGTGCCCACAAGTTAAATAATGTTTTGGGACAAATTTTATTAGCACGGCGCATGGGCAAAAAGAGGGTCGTGGCCGAAACAGGGGCTGGCCAGCATGGTGTCGCTACAGCCGCGGCAGCTGCTAAATTTGGTATGTCCTGTGATATTTTTATGGGTGCCATGGATATGCAGCGGCAAAAATTGAATGTTTTCCGCATGGAAATGATGGGCGCAACGGTTCATTCTGTTTCAGCCGGTACAGCCACCTTAAAAAACGCAGTTGATGCAGCCTTAGGCTACTACGCTCAGCACCTAGACGATACTTTTTACGTCTTAGGTTCAGCAGTCGGCCCGCACCCTTATCCGACGATTGTCAAAGACTTCCAGAGTGTCATCAGCAAAGAAGCTCGTCGCCAGATTCTTGAAAAAGAAGGCCGCCTGCCCGATGCGATTATTGCCTGCATTGGCGGCGGATCAAATGCCATTGGTGCCTTTGCAGAATTTATTCCTGACAAAAATGTGCGTTTGATTGGTGCTGAGGCAGCCGGCAAAGGTGTTGATACGCCAGAAAACGCTGCCACGATGACTAACGGCCGCCCTGGCATTGCTGATGGTATGTTTTCCTATCTTTTACAAGATGCACAAGGCGGCGTGCTGCCAGCTTATTCAATTTCTGCAGGTCTTGATTATCCAGGCGTTGGTCCTGAACATTCATTTTTGAAAGATACGCATCGCGCTGAATACTACGCAATCACGGATAAAGAAGCCGTTGACGCATTTCTATTGCTGTCGAAGCTGGAAGGCATTATTCCGGCCCTTGAGAGTTCACACGCTGTGGCCCAAGCTGTCAAGATGGTGCCAAAAATGTCTAAAGACCAGATTGTGATTATTAATCTGTCGGGACGAGGCGATAAAGATGTTGAACAAGTTGCCCACTATATCGGCCGGGACTTGTGAAAAAAGGATTATGGCTGCTGAATGATTGAAATTAAACCCTAGGTTCAATACAATAATCATATACGGTAAGCGCTTACTTATTTTGCAAGTATTATGTAAGCGATGCTTTAAATGATTATAAGGGGTAATTCATGTCAATTAGTGTCAATCAGCAAGCAAAAGTGTTTCATCTGCAGACAGCTCACAGCAGCTATATTTTTCATGTGATGGCAAACGGTGATTTAGGCCAATTATACTTTGGCCGCAAAATCCATGTTAAAGATCACTATGACAATCTGGCCAAACGCGAGCGGCGCGAAGCGATGGTTGCCTGGGGAAAGGACTTTGATGATTTTCAGCCCGATAATTTGAAGACCGAATATGCTGCTTTTGGCCGCGGCGATTTTAGAGATCCCGCTTATCAGATTGCAGCAGAGAACGGCAGCCGAATCAGTGAATTGGCATATGCCGGCTATCATATCGAAGACGGTAAGGCACGTTTGTCCGAACTGCCTTCAGCATTTAGCCAACCATCTGAAGGTGTGCAGACGTTGACGATTGATCTTGCTGACCCATTGACTGGTTTGCAAGCCAGCCTGCATTACAGTGTCTTTGAACAGGAAGATGTGATCGTCCGAAGCACGACTTTTAGTAATTTAAGTGACAACAAAATTATTTTAAGGCGGGCTATGAGTGCACAATTGGATCTGCCGGACAGCCGTTTCCAGATGATTAGTTTTGCCGGTTCTTGGGCGCGAGAAAGACAAGAAGTCAAAAATGCTCTAAAGCCCGGTATCCAGAGTGTCGGCAGCCTGCGAACCGCTTCGAGCCATCAGGAAAATCCTTTTATCATGCTGGCACGGCCAGAAACTAGCGAAGATACAGGCGACGTCTTTGCCTTTAATCTAATTTATTCTGGTAATTTTCTTGATCAGGTCGAAGTGAATCATTATGATCTGACACGTGTTTTAATTGGCATTCACCCTGAAGAGTTTGCTTGGACGCTTGATCCCAACGAGAGTTTTCAAACACCTGAAGCCGTCTTGAGCTTTTCTAAGCAGGGTTTTAACCAATTGAGCCAGCAGCTGACGAATTTTTATGCCAATCATTTAGTCAATCCGCGTTTTGCCAAACAGCCGCGGCCGATTTTAGTCAACAATTGGGAAGCGACTTACTTTGATTTTAATGAAGATAAATTATTGGCAATCGCCAAGAAAGCTGCTGAATTAGGCATTGAGCTTTTCGTCCTGGATGACGGCTGGTTTGGCCATCGCGATGACGACCACACGTCTTTGGGTGATTGGTTCGTCGACAAAAAGAAACTGCCTCAAGGCTTGCCTCATCTAGCTGACGCTGTGCACGGGCTGGGTCTGAAATTCGGTCTCTGGTTTGAACCAGAAATGATTTCCATGGCCAGTGAGCTTTACAAAAAGCATCCAGACTGGCTAATCGTTTCGCCAAAACGTCAGCCAATCGCTGGCCGCAATCAGTATGTTCTCGATTTTACGCGTAATGAAATTGTTGACACTGTTTTCCAAATGATGGCGCAGCGCATTGAAGAATCGCATCTGGATTATGTGAAATGGGACATGAATCGCTACATTACTGATATGTTCGGCAGCCAATTACCAGCTGACCGGCAATTAGAAATGGCACATCGTTACATCTTGGGTGTTTATCATCTATACCAGCGTCTGATTGATCGTTTCCCAGATGTCTTATTTGAATCCTGTGCTTCGGGCGGTGGCCGCTTTGATTTGGGCATGATGTATTACGCACCGCAGGCTTGGACCAGTGACAACACCGATGCACTTTCACGGATCCAAATCCAATATGGGACTTCTTATGGTTATGCACCGTCGATGATGGGGGCCCACGTTTCTGACGTACCTAATTATCAGACTGGTCGCATCACGCCGCTATCGACACGGGGACGCGTTGCCTATTTCGGTGATTTGGGTTACGAACTGGACATCACAAAGCTGTCCGAAAAAGAACAGCAGGAAATTAAAAAACAGGTTGCTTTTTACAAACGGCATCGGCAGCTTTTCCAATTCGGTACTTTTTATCGCTTACAGAGTCCTTTTGCCGGCGATAAAAATGTCGCCAGCTGGGAAGTTGTCAATGCTGACCGGACACTAGCAATTGCGGCGAGATACCAGTTTCTCAATCGGCCTAATCCAGCCTATCTGCGCCTGTATTTTATGGGCTTATCGCCAGATCGCCTATATCGCATCAATGGCAGTGAGGAAACATTTTTCGGTGACGAACTGGAAGACGCCGGTTACGCCGTTGATCAGATTTTAGACATTAATCAGCCAATGACTGCTTCAGCAGATTTCAGTGCCCATCTATTCATTGCACAAGCTGTCGAGTAAAAACCTCAACGATTATTTTCGTTGAGGTTTTTACTATATATAATGAGAACAAGGAGCCCTTATGACGATAATCATTGTTCTGGCACTGTTGCTGATTGCGGTTGTTTTGTTGCTCGTTTTTGCAAGAAGGTCATACAGAGAAGCTCGACAGGCTGGCAAAAATCCGATTATTGCAGCTTTTTCGGCCATATGGGATTTACTTTTAGAGCGTCTTTAAGCGGTTTGCCTGCTAGTCTTGTCCTTGCCTTTGATTTGAAAGGCGACGATTAGAATCAGAACAGCCAGTACAAAAGCGAAAATAAAGGCAAAGCGCGAAGCAGACATGAATCTGGCTGCTGTGTTTTGCAGCGGATGCAGTGTCCCGCCGAAGACCAGCAGGCTATTTGTAATTGAAGTTGATAAAGCACCCATAATCTGCTGACAGGTATTCATAATTGTGCTGCCGTCACTGGAATGTGCGGCTGACAGGCTTCTCAGTGAATAACTTTGAGCCGGCGGAAACAGCATGGCCGAGCCTGACAGCAGCATACTTTGGGCAGAGATAATATAAGGAATGCCGCTTTTTAAATTGATGATCGACATCATAATCAAGCCGGCGATAAAAATCACAGTACCTGTCAAGACGAGATATCGAGCACCGAAACGGTCAGATAGACGGCCGGCGATCACGGAAATCACGGCGTTTAACACACCGGCTGGTAGTAAAATCCAGCCCGTCGTATTTGCTTTCTGGCCTAAACCGTTTTGCAGCATTTGCGGCAATAAGTACATGGCGGCCAGCACAATACCGAAGTTAAAAATAACAATCAAAGTGCCATTGCGATAGCGCGAATTGGTTAGTATTTTGAAATTCAAGATGGGACGGTTGATACGCAATTGCCGATGGATATAAATAAACAAAATCAATAGGGATAGCAAAATCAGAATGATCACGATCGGAGAGGCGATGCCTAAGTTGCTGATAAGGCCGACCGAACTGACCAGCAAGCCGAAACCAAGCATAGACAAGATAACCGACAGCCAATCAACTCTTGGATGTGTCTGTTCGATCACATTAGGCATCGTGAAAATCGTCAAGAGCAGTGATAATAGCAGAAAAGGCAAAAAGAGCCAAAAAATCCAGCGCCAAGACAAAGAATCAATAATAATTCCTGATAAAGTCGGGCCGATGACTGGTGCAAAACCCATAACGACACCAATCACACCCATGACGCTGCCGAATTTATTGCTGGGAAAAATAATCGTGGCAATTGTGAACATAAGGGGAATGAAGAGACCGGTAGCGATTCCTTGGATGGTTCGGCCGATCAATAAGACGGTAAAACTGTTTGCGCAGGCCGCAATCACCGATCCTAGAGCGAAAATAAAAATCGCAAAAATAATAATATCTTTGGTCTTAAACCAGTGTGAAATTAGAGTCGATAG
The Oenococcus kitaharae DSM 17330 DNA segment above includes these coding regions:
- the trpB gene encoding tryptophan synthase subunit beta — encoded protein: MTEENTAAQVKRTGYFGDYGGQYVPEAVKTALNKLEKVYLQYKDDSEFRTELAGYLKDYSGRETSLYYAESLTKYLGGAKVYLKREDLNHLGAHKLNNVLGQILLARRMGKKRVVAETGAGQHGVATAAAAAKFGMSCDIFMGAMDMQRQKLNVFRMEMMGATVHSVSAGTATLKNAVDAALGYYAQHLDDTFYVLGSAVGPHPYPTIVKDFQSVISKEARRQILEKEGRLPDAIIACIGGGSNAIGAFAEFIPDKNVRLIGAEAAGKGVDTPENAATMTNGRPGIADGMFSYLLQDAQGGVLPAYSISAGLDYPGVGPEHSFLKDTHRAEYYAITDKEAVDAFLLLSKLEGIIPALESSHAVAQAVKMVPKMSKDQIVIINLSGRGDKDVEQVAHYIGRDL
- a CDS encoding alpha-galactosidase, producing the protein MSISVNQQAKVFHLQTAHSSYIFHVMANGDLGQLYFGRKIHVKDHYDNLAKRERREAMVAWGKDFDDFQPDNLKTEYAAFGRGDFRDPAYQIAAENGSRISELAYAGYHIEDGKARLSELPSAFSQPSEGVQTLTIDLADPLTGLQASLHYSVFEQEDVIVRSTTFSNLSDNKIILRRAMSAQLDLPDSRFQMISFAGSWARERQEVKNALKPGIQSVGSLRTASSHQENPFIMLARPETSEDTGDVFAFNLIYSGNFLDQVEVNHYDLTRVLIGIHPEEFAWTLDPNESFQTPEAVLSFSKQGFNQLSQQLTNFYANHLVNPRFAKQPRPILVNNWEATYFDFNEDKLLAIAKKAAELGIELFVLDDGWFGHRDDDHTSLGDWFVDKKKLPQGLPHLADAVHGLGLKFGLWFEPEMISMASELYKKHPDWLIVSPKRQPIAGRNQYVLDFTRNEIVDTVFQMMAQRIEESHLDYVKWDMNRYITDMFGSQLPADRQLEMAHRYILGVYHLYQRLIDRFPDVLFESCASGGGRFDLGMMYYAPQAWTSDNTDALSRIQIQYGTSYGYAPSMMGAHVSDVPNYQTGRITPLSTRGRVAYFGDLGYELDITKLSEKEQQEIKKQVAFYKRHRQLFQFGTFYRLQSPFAGDKNVASWEVVNADRTLAIAARYQFLNRPNPAYLRLYFMGLSPDRLYRINGSEETFFGDELEDAGYAVDQILDINQPMTASADFSAHLFIAQAVE
- a CDS encoding DHA2 family efflux MFS transporter permease subunit translates to MANKQVRRPFVVILGILVVNFLGLFSETSLNIALPVLRETFSVSSAAIQWLVIAYMLMIGLALPLSTLISHWFKTKDIIIFAIFIFALGSVIAACANSFTVLLIGRTIQGIATGLFIPLMFTIATIIFPSNKFGSVMGVIGVVMGFAPVIGPTLSGIIIDSLSWRWIFWLFLPFLLLSLLLTIFTMPNVIEQTHPRVDWLSVILSMLGFGLLVSSVGLISNLGIASPIVIILILLSLLILFIYIHRQLRINRPILNFKILTNSRYRNGTLIVIFNFGIVLAAMYLLPQMLQNGLGQKANTTGWILLPAGVLNAVISVIAGRLSDRFGARYLVLTGTVIFIAGLIMMSIINLKSGIPYIISAQSMLLSGSAMLFPPAQSYSLRSLSAAHSSDGSTIMNTCQQIMGALSTSITNSLLVFGGTLHPLQNTAARFMSASRFAFIFAFVLAVLILIVAFQIKGKDKTSRQTA